One Globicephala melas chromosome 6, mGloMel1.2, whole genome shotgun sequence genomic window carries:
- the MLANA gene encoding melanoma antigen recognized by T-cells 1 has translation MPRKEAHYIYGSPKKGHGHSYITAEEAAGIGILTVILGILLLITCWYCRRRSGYRSLNDKSIHAGTQSTLTGRCSCEGLGHQDAKLPFQENNCEPVVPNAPSAYEKLSTEQSPPPYSP, from the exons ATGCCAAGAAAAGAGGCTCACTACATCTATGGTTCCCCCAAGAAGGGGCACGGCCATTCCTACATCACAGCTGAAGA GGCTGCAGGGATTGGCATCCTGACAGTGATCCTGGGAATTTTACTGCTCATCACCTGCTGGTACTGTAGAAGACGAAGTGGATACAGAAGCTTGAAT GACAAAAGCATTCATGCTGGTACTCAAAGTACCTTAACAGGAAGATGTTCATGTGAGGGGCTTGGTCACCAGGACGCCAAACTGCCTTTTCAAGAGAACAATTGTGAACCTGTG GTTCCCAACGCTCCATCTGCCTATGAGAAACTCTCCACAGAACAGTCACCACCACCTTACTCTCCGTGA